A portion of the Gorilla gorilla gorilla isolate KB3781 chromosome X, NHGRI_mGorGor1-v2.1_pri, whole genome shotgun sequence genome contains these proteins:
- the PAGE1 gene encoding P antigen family member 1, whose product MGFLRRLIYRRRPMIYVESSEESSDEQPDEVESPPQSQDSTPAEEREDEGASAAQGQEPEADSQELVQPKTGCELGDGPDTKRVCLRNEEQMKLPAEGPEPEADSQEQVHPKTGCERGDGPDVQELGLPNPEEAKTPEEDEGQSQP is encoded by the exons ATGGGTTTTCTAAGAAGATTAATCTATCGGCGTAGACCAATGATCTATGTAGAATCTTCTGAG GAGTCCAGTGATGAGCAACCTGACGAAGTGGAATCACCACCTCAAAGTCAGGATTCTACACCTGCTGAAGAGAGAGAGGATGAGGGAGCATCTGCAGCTCAAG gGCAGGAGCCTGAAGCTGATAGCCAGGAACTGGTTCAGCCAAAGACTGGGTGTGAGCTTGGAGATGGTCCTGATACCAAGAGGGTGTGCCTGCGAAATGAAGAGCAGATGAAACTGCCCGCAGAAG ggccAGAGCCTGAAGCGGATAGCCAGGAACAGGTTCACCCGAAGACTGGGTGTGAGCGCGGAGATGGTCCTGATGTCCAGGAGTTGGGCCTGCCAAATCCAGAGGAGGCGAAAACACCTGAGGAAG ATGAAGGGCAATCACAGCCTTAA